A genome region from Crossiella equi includes the following:
- a CDS encoding putative glycolipid-binding domain-containing protein encodes MPEQVNSTATARRQKMITWRGHDLPSLESARLALAEGLRFRATGRLVVAANSETEAFNASYEVAVNEAGQVRRLLVRSTTAEEERQVSFSRSSDGGFWLYDRGQGQQRSDFEGAAEVDVQYCVLFNTLPIRRHDLHREPGEHTMPVLRVSLPELELEVVHQTYRTVSVGERESVVNFAHGEFSADITVCEDAVVHDYPGISVRV; translated from the coding sequence GTGCCAGAACAGGTGAACTCGACGGCTACCGCCAGGCGGCAGAAGATGATCACCTGGCGGGGTCATGACCTGCCCAGTCTCGAGTCGGCGCGTCTCGCGCTGGCCGAGGGACTGCGCTTCCGCGCCACCGGGCGCCTGGTCGTCGCCGCCAACTCCGAGACCGAGGCGTTCAACGCCTCCTACGAGGTCGCGGTGAACGAGGCAGGCCAGGTCCGCCGCCTGCTCGTGCGCTCGACCACGGCGGAGGAGGAGCGCCAGGTCTCGTTCAGCCGGTCCTCGGACGGGGGCTTCTGGCTGTATGACCGGGGCCAGGGGCAGCAGCGCTCGGACTTCGAGGGCGCGGCCGAGGTGGACGTGCAGTACTGCGTGCTGTTCAACACCCTGCCCATCCGCCGCCACGACCTGCACCGCGAGCCCGGCGAGCACACCATGCCGGTGCTGCGGGTCTCGCTGCCCGAGCTCGAACTGGAGGTCGTGCACCAGACTTACCGCACGGTCTCGGTCGGCGAGCGCGAGTCGGTGGTCAACTTCGCCCACGGCGAGTTCTCCGCGGACATCACGGTGTGCGAGGACGCCGTGGTGCACGACTACCCGGGGATCTCCGTCCGCGTCTAG
- a CDS encoding BNR-4 repeat-containing protein produces the protein MTRALRALLPLPLVVAAVVTAPVASAAPEAPQFSVMTPASTVASRTDRRPMAGSVYDSVSDQTIATWSGQHAHNYVQAYNHKTKAWTAPKLIAEGESDPHNYPTIVQANDGHLLVFQGMHNKSLRLTRSAKPRSVEGTWTQTTIPEGAAASYPMPFKTANGTIYVFFRETSQELDPSKPTDFRPMRYVVSTDNGRTWRNSEQLTGQRFAIGSTDRPDNMDEIYIGQMRYEPASLGNRERVHIVYTLAGGGPEGNKHDRYHRNIYYAWFDPANRHFYSASGRDLGTQIDDADQEQRLKIVETPVALPGGIKSPDYIQQVGVTGGKPFTLWFETDNSGLWHNKAAVFENGKWTVTEVATGYRTREVERLDGGTWRVYATKDGQPNIQTFLLRNGKQWSAESVINTPKPVQRVEVVTGFRDPARILATGASSDRDVKVADGDIYVAGLTPARCRLWLPVLGCIA, from the coding sequence ATGACGCGAGCACTTCGCGCCCTGTTGCCATTGCCGCTGGTCGTCGCGGCCGTGGTGACAGCCCCCGTGGCATCCGCCGCCCCGGAGGCACCGCAGTTCAGCGTGATGACACCGGCCAGCACGGTTGCATCACGCACCGACCGGCGGCCGATGGCCGGTTCGGTCTACGACTCGGTCTCCGATCAGACGATCGCGACCTGGTCCGGTCAGCACGCCCACAACTACGTCCAGGCCTACAACCACAAGACCAAGGCCTGGACCGCGCCCAAGCTGATCGCCGAGGGCGAGTCCGACCCGCACAACTACCCGACGATCGTGCAGGCGAACGACGGGCACCTGCTGGTCTTCCAGGGCATGCACAACAAGTCGCTGCGCCTGACCCGCTCGGCCAAGCCCCGCTCGGTCGAGGGCACCTGGACCCAGACCACCATCCCCGAGGGTGCCGCGGCCAGCTACCCGATGCCGTTCAAGACCGCGAACGGCACCATCTACGTGTTCTTCCGCGAGACCAGCCAGGAGCTCGACCCGAGCAAGCCCACCGACTTCCGGCCGATGCGCTACGTGGTCTCCACCGACAACGGGCGCACCTGGCGCAACTCCGAGCAGCTCACCGGGCAGCGCTTCGCCATCGGTTCGACCGACCGGCCGGACAACATGGACGAGATCTACATCGGCCAGATGCGGTACGAGCCCGCCTCGCTCGGCAACCGCGAGCGCGTGCACATCGTGTACACGCTGGCCGGTGGCGGCCCCGAGGGCAACAAGCACGACCGCTACCACCGCAACATCTACTACGCGTGGTTCGACCCGGCCAACCGCCACTTCTACTCCGCTTCCGGCCGCGACCTCGGCACGCAGATCGACGACGCGGACCAGGAGCAGCGGCTCAAGATCGTGGAGACGCCGGTGGCCCTGCCCGGTGGCATCAAGTCGCCGGACTACATCCAGCAGGTGGGTGTCACCGGCGGCAAGCCGTTCACGCTGTGGTTCGAGACGGACAACTCGGGCCTGTGGCACAACAAGGCCGCGGTGTTCGAGAACGGCAAGTGGACGGTGACCGAGGTGGCCACGGGCTACCGCACGCGTGAGGTGGAGCGCCTGGACGGCGGCACCTGGCGCGTCTACGCCACAAAGGACGGTCAGCCGAACATCCAGACCTTCCTGCTGCGCAACGGCAAGCAGTGGTCGGCCGAGTCAGTGATCAACACCCCGAAGCCCGTGCAGCGGGTCGAGGTGGTCACCGGTTTCCGCGACCCGGCACGGATCCTGGCCACCGGCGCGTCCAGCGACCGGGACGTGAAGGTGGCCGACGGCGACATCTACGTCGCCGGTCTCACCCCGGCCCGGTGCCGCCTGTGGCTGCCGGTTCTGGGTTGTATCGCCTGA
- a CDS encoding thioester domain-containing protein — protein MASRLRTARLGAVLLTATAISLTAALPAFAQTTARVDPTANENAIHIRLADGQSIPTLLIGLRMSDGTALKTYCVELTVGVRPDAKMIEAPWEKYPGADRKGHDNKSEFKSNPDKVNWILHHSYPSVNTEELSKVVGVGLDSKEAIAGTQAAIWHFSNKAALGNENLPDVKALYAYLTGDKNVGMKNQPAPSLELTPEQLSGAAGSKIGPFTVKSTASKIALKATAPSGVKVVGKDGKELTEATAGQEIWVDVPAEAAAGKASFKLEATAKIDKGRLFVANDGRPSQTLILAQATNAKLSAEAKVDWKAQPPTTKPTTTSPKPTTSSATPTTTSEVPATTTSPVPPVKNTGGLANTGASVIGLSLIGIVLVGGGVAAVVLQRRRKRA, from the coding sequence ATGGCATCCCGGTTGCGCACCGCGCGCCTTGGCGCGGTGCTCCTCACTGCGACCGCGATTTCGCTCACCGCCGCACTGCCTGCCTTCGCGCAGACGACGGCCCGCGTCGACCCGACGGCCAACGAGAACGCGATCCACATCCGCCTCGCCGACGGCCAGTCGATCCCCACGCTGCTCATCGGGCTCCGCATGTCCGACGGCACCGCGCTCAAGACCTACTGCGTCGAGCTGACCGTGGGCGTGCGCCCCGACGCCAAGATGATCGAGGCGCCGTGGGAGAAGTACCCCGGAGCCGACCGCAAGGGCCACGACAACAAGTCCGAGTTCAAGTCCAACCCGGACAAGGTCAACTGGATCCTGCACCACTCCTACCCCTCGGTGAACACCGAGGAGCTGAGCAAGGTCGTCGGCGTCGGCCTGGACAGCAAGGAGGCCATCGCGGGCACCCAGGCCGCGATCTGGCACTTCAGCAACAAGGCCGCCCTCGGGAACGAGAACCTCCCCGACGTGAAGGCCCTGTACGCCTACCTGACCGGCGACAAGAACGTGGGCATGAAGAACCAGCCCGCGCCGTCGCTGGAGCTCACCCCGGAGCAGCTCTCCGGTGCCGCGGGCAGCAAGATCGGCCCGTTCACCGTGAAGTCCACCGCGAGCAAGATCGCCCTGAAGGCCACCGCGCCCTCGGGTGTGAAGGTCGTCGGCAAGGACGGCAAGGAGCTGACCGAGGCCACCGCGGGCCAGGAGATCTGGGTCGACGTCCCGGCCGAGGCCGCGGCGGGCAAGGCCAGCTTCAAGCTGGAGGCCACCGCCAAGATCGACAAGGGCCGCCTGTTCGTGGCCAACGACGGCCGCCCGTCGCAGACGCTGATCCTGGCGCAGGCGACCAACGCCAAGCTCTCCGCTGAGGCCAAGGTGGACTGGAAGGCGCAGCCGCCGACCACCAAGCCCACCACCACCTCCCCGAAGCCGACGACGTCCTCCGCGACGCCGACCACGACTTCCGAGGTCCCGGCCACCACGACCAGCCCGGTGCCCCCGGTGAAGAACACCGGTGGTCTCGCCAACACCGGTGCGTCCGTGATCGGCCTGTCGCTGATCGGCATCGTGCTCGTCGGTGGCGGCGTCGCCGCGGTCGTTCTGCAGCGCCGCCGGAAGCGCGCCTGA
- a CDS encoding cold-shock protein: protein MATTGTVKWFNAEKGFGFIAQENGPDVFVHFSAIQGNGYRTLEENQAVEFEVVQGPKGPQADKVFVR from the coding sequence ATGGCTACCACCGGCACGGTGAAGTGGTTCAACGCTGAGAAGGGCTTCGGCTTCATCGCCCAGGAGAACGGGCCTGACGTCTTCGTTCACTTCAGTGCCATCCAGGGCAACGGGTACCGCACCCTGGAGGAGAACCAGGCTGTCGAGTTCGAGGTCGTCCAGGGCCCGAAGGGCCCGCAGGCCGACAAGGTCTTCGTTCGCTAA
- a CDS encoding acetoacetate--CoA ligase: MDTIPGNGAGVPELLWQPEPGRVAATRLAAFRGWLRTQHGLDFPDYGSLWEWSTTDLPAFWGALAQFLDLTFHERPRAVLGQDTMPGAEWFPGATLNYAEHALRPGPGKGEHDPAVEFVREDGLRESLTHGQLRAKVAAARAALAGLGVGRGDRVAALVPNSPDTLVAFLATASLGAIWSSCSPDFGARAISDRFTQIEPTVLIAVNGYVYNGRSFDTRPVVDRLRGEIPSLRATVLVDYLANGATLPDTRDWAGLLAEHADAVPGFDPVPFDHPLWVLYSSGTTGLPKGIVHGHGGIVLEHLKVLALHADLGPGDRFLWFTTTGWMMWNYLISGLLVGSTVVLYDGSPGHPDLSALWRLAAELKITYFGTSAPYVQSCLKEGLSPARDHDLTALKVIGSTGAPLSPEGFSWLAEHVGEHVQIASVSGGSDLCTAFVGAAPDVPVWKGEISCRQLGAAVAAFDEDGKPVVDEVGELVITRPMPSMPVFFWHDGDGSRLREAYFETYPGIWRHGDWIKITPRGSCVIYGRSDSTLNRGGVRMGTSEFYRVVEGFPEVRDSLVIDTSGAGQTDGELLCFLVLAPGAELAEVEPRLRAELRGALSPRHVPNRFLVITDVPRTLNGKKCEVPVKKILAGVAPDRAVSRDALSNPEALRPFEELAAARPDKTGA; the protein is encoded by the coding sequence ATGGACACCATTCCTGGCAACGGCGCCGGAGTGCCGGAACTGCTGTGGCAGCCCGAGCCCGGGCGGGTCGCCGCCACCCGGCTGGCCGCCTTCCGCGGCTGGCTGCGCACGCAGCACGGGCTGGACTTCCCCGACTACGGCTCCCTGTGGGAGTGGTCCACCACGGACCTGCCGGCCTTCTGGGGCGCGCTGGCGCAGTTCCTGGACCTCACCTTCCACGAGCGGCCCCGCGCCGTGCTCGGCCAGGACACCATGCCCGGCGCCGAGTGGTTCCCGGGCGCCACGCTCAACTACGCCGAGCACGCCCTGCGCCCCGGACCGGGCAAGGGCGAGCACGACCCGGCCGTGGAGTTCGTGCGCGAGGACGGCCTGCGCGAGTCGCTGACCCACGGGCAGCTGCGCGCGAAGGTGGCCGCCGCCCGCGCCGCGCTCGCCGGGCTCGGTGTGGGCCGGGGCGACCGCGTGGCCGCGCTGGTGCCCAACTCCCCGGACACCCTCGTCGCCTTCCTGGCCACGGCCAGCCTCGGTGCCATCTGGTCCTCGTGCTCGCCGGACTTCGGCGCCCGCGCGATCTCCGACCGCTTCACCCAGATCGAGCCGACCGTGCTGATCGCGGTCAACGGCTACGTCTACAACGGACGGTCCTTCGACACCCGGCCCGTGGTGGACCGCCTGCGCGGGGAGATCCCGAGCCTGCGCGCCACCGTGCTGGTGGACTACCTCGCCAACGGCGCCACGCTCCCGGACACCCGCGACTGGGCGGGGCTGCTGGCCGAGCACGCCGACGCGGTGCCCGGCTTCGACCCGGTGCCCTTCGACCACCCGCTCTGGGTGCTCTACTCCTCCGGCACCACGGGCCTGCCCAAGGGCATCGTGCACGGCCACGGCGGCATCGTGCTGGAGCACCTGAAGGTCCTGGCGCTGCACGCCGACCTCGGGCCCGGCGACCGGTTCCTGTGGTTCACCACCACCGGCTGGATGATGTGGAACTACCTCATCTCCGGCCTGCTCGTGGGCAGCACGGTGGTGCTCTACGACGGCAGCCCCGGCCACCCCGACCTGTCCGCGCTGTGGCGGCTCGCGGCCGAGTTGAAGATCACTTACTTCGGCACCTCGGCGCCGTACGTCCAGTCCTGCCTCAAGGAGGGCCTCAGCCCGGCCAGGGACCACGACCTGACCGCCCTGAAGGTGATCGGGTCCACCGGCGCCCCGCTGAGCCCTGAGGGCTTCTCCTGGCTCGCCGAGCACGTGGGCGAGCACGTCCAGATCGCCAGCGTCTCCGGCGGCTCGGACCTGTGCACCGCCTTCGTCGGCGCCGCGCCGGACGTGCCGGTGTGGAAGGGCGAGATCTCCTGCCGCCAGCTCGGCGCCGCGGTGGCCGCCTTCGACGAGGACGGCAAGCCGGTGGTGGACGAGGTCGGCGAGCTGGTGATCACCCGGCCGATGCCGTCCATGCCGGTCTTCTTCTGGCACGACGGCGACGGCTCACGGCTGCGCGAGGCCTACTTCGAGACCTACCCCGGCATCTGGCGGCACGGGGATTGGATCAAGATCACACCCCGGGGTTCCTGCGTCATCTACGGACGGAGTGACTCAACTCTCAACCGGGGCGGCGTGCGCATGGGCACCAGCGAGTTCTACCGGGTGGTCGAGGGCTTCCCGGAGGTGCGGGACTCGCTGGTCATCGACACCTCCGGCGCTGGTCAGACCGACGGTGAGCTGCTGTGCTTCCTGGTCCTGGCCCCGGGCGCCGAGCTGGCCGAGGTCGAGCCGAGGCTGCGGGCCGAGCTGCGCGGGGCACTCTCGCCCCGGCACGTGCCCAACCGGTTCCTGGTGATCACCGACGTGCCGCGCACGCTCAACGGCAAGAAGTGCGAGGTCCCGGTCAAGAAGATCCTGGCCGGGGTGGCACCCGACCGGGCGGTCAGCCGGGACGCCCTGAGCAACCCCGAGGCGCTCCGCCCGTTCGAGGAGCTGGCCGCCGCGCGGCCGGACAAAACCGGGGCCTGA
- a CDS encoding WXG100 family type VII secretion target: MSGEIEVSFEQLGNTAEKVRNTSKELERLLGDLKAGLAPTAATWTGKAAEAWQGHQARWDTSYEDLKSVLGQIGRALESANQNYQDAEARNVKRWG; this comes from the coding sequence ATGAGTGGCGAAATCGAAGTCAGCTTCGAGCAGCTGGGCAACACCGCGGAGAAGGTGCGCAACACCTCCAAGGAGCTCGAGCGACTCCTCGGCGACCTGAAGGCCGGCCTCGCGCCCACCGCGGCCACCTGGACCGGCAAGGCGGCCGAGGCGTGGCAGGGCCACCAGGCCCGCTGGGACACCTCCTACGAGGACCTGAAGAGCGTGCTCGGCCAGATCGGCCGCGCGCTGGAGAGCGCCAACCAGAACTACCAGGACGCCGAGGCGCGCAACGTCAAGCGCTGGGGCTGA
- a CDS encoding WXG100 family type VII secretion target produces the protein MRRAAGDVRKVNGDVDHQLRMLRQAVNDVKSFWRGDASRAFDALMEQWDRDALKLNLALNDIASNLDNMHKGYAQQEEQTSSGMSKIQNELG, from the coding sequence ATGCGGCGCGCTGCAGGCGACGTCCGCAAGGTCAACGGTGACGTCGACCACCAGCTGCGCATGCTTCGGCAGGCGGTCAACGACGTGAAGTCGTTCTGGCGTGGCGACGCGTCCAGGGCATTCGACGCACTCATGGAGCAGTGGGACCGAGACGCCCTCAAGCTGAACCTGGCTCTGAACGACATTGCGTCCAACCTGGACAACATGCACAAGGGCTACGCCCAGCAGGAGGAGCAGACGTCCTCGGGCATGAGCAAGATCCAGAACGAGCTGGGCTGA
- a CDS encoding dienelactone hydrolase family protein, translated as MTQTRTETLLLTDGSALRCTVAEPDGVVRGGLVLLHEARGVTDAVRGLATSLAEEGWLTIAPHLYHRDGEDEQIDSDDDSRVADKVSRLSGDSVLADTDAAFSWLAQRGVESDRLGIVGFGLGGSVALVVAASRTLGAAVTIGGGGITAPLSSGLPSLVEVAPELTCPWLGIYSEQIATIPAEDVAKLRDAAAAAPVATDVVRYPGPVDADPEDHAAAQDAWQRTLNWFDAHLR; from the coding sequence ATGACGCAGACCCGCACCGAGACACTCCTGCTCACCGACGGCAGCGCCCTCCGCTGCACGGTTGCCGAGCCGGACGGGGTGGTCCGGGGTGGCCTGGTCCTGTTGCACGAGGCCAGGGGCGTCACCGACGCGGTGCGCGGGCTGGCCACCAGCCTCGCCGAGGAGGGCTGGCTCACCATCGCGCCGCACCTCTACCACCGCGACGGCGAGGACGAGCAGATCGACTCCGACGACGACTCGCGCGTGGCGGACAAGGTCAGCCGCCTGTCCGGCGACTCGGTGCTCGCCGACACCGACGCCGCCTTCTCCTGGCTGGCCCAGCGCGGGGTCGAGTCCGACCGCCTCGGCATCGTCGGCTTCGGCCTCGGCGGCTCGGTCGCGCTCGTGGTCGCCGCCAGCCGCACGCTCGGCGCGGCCGTCACCATCGGCGGGGGCGGCATCACCGCACCGCTGTCCAGCGGCCTGCCCTCGCTCGTCGAGGTCGCGCCCGAGCTCACCTGCCCGTGGCTGGGCATCTACAGCGAGCAGATCGCCACCATCCCGGCCGAGGACGTGGCCAAGCTGCGCGATGCCGCGGCCGCCGCCCCGGTGGCCACCGACGTGGTCCGCTACCCCGGCCCGGTGGATGCCGACCCCGAGGACCACGCGGCCGCGCAGGACGCGTGGCAGCGCACCCTCAACTGGTTCGACGCGCACCTCCGCTGA
- a CDS encoding MerR family transcriptional regulator: MTITAETAQLRELFAEVELIEEVAVTLPVHDRRREQLMSVVEKRLADALPVRPSVASELLELTEKTVRAWANEGVLTIDVVDPTVRLDVRRLREVTVLVNHLRQAGKTRGLLDEVHRRLTDQALLDRLDLAESLEQMDRGEGRVVRTT, translated from the coding sequence ATGACCATCACCGCGGAGACCGCCCAGTTGCGCGAGCTGTTCGCCGAGGTGGAGCTCATCGAAGAGGTCGCCGTCACACTGCCGGTGCACGACCGGCGGCGGGAACAGCTCATGAGCGTGGTCGAGAAGCGCCTCGCCGACGCGCTGCCGGTGCGGCCGTCCGTCGCCAGCGAACTGCTCGAGCTCACCGAGAAGACCGTCCGGGCCTGGGCCAACGAGGGCGTCTTGACCATCGACGTCGTCGACCCCACCGTCCGGCTCGACGTCCGCAGGCTGCGCGAGGTCACCGTGCTGGTGAACCACCTGCGCCAGGCGGGCAAGACCAGGGGGCTGCTCGACGAGGTGCACCGCCGCCTCACCGACCAGGCCCTGCTCGACCGCCTCGACCTGGCGGAGAGCCTGGAGCAGATGGACCGCGGCGAGGGACGGGTCGTCCGCACCACGTGA
- a CDS encoding TetR/AcrR family transcriptional regulator → MSDRRAALADAAITVVAAGGMRALTHRAVDAAAGLPQGTTSAYFRTRKALVQALVQRLADVETAEIAASTPPPSAAPVDLDVLATSIAVLLDSWLSAPRRDRTLARYHCLLEATHHEELRTILAEGRRPRLQAEELLLRAGSPAPARHARDLVACIDGLLFDRLAGAGAPLAPAPGTPEHVADLTQTLRTLLAGLLRPPG, encoded by the coding sequence GTGAGCGACCGACGAGCGGCCCTGGCCGACGCCGCCATCACCGTCGTGGCCGCCGGGGGCATGCGCGCCCTCACGCACCGGGCCGTCGACGCGGCCGCAGGCCTGCCCCAGGGCACCACCTCGGCCTACTTCCGCACACGGAAAGCCCTGGTCCAGGCACTGGTGCAACGCCTGGCCGACGTGGAGACCGCCGAGATCGCGGCCAGCACCCCACCGCCCTCGGCCGCCCCGGTCGACCTGGACGTGCTGGCCACCTCGATCGCGGTGCTCCTGGACTCGTGGCTCAGCGCGCCGCGCCGCGACCGCACCCTGGCCCGCTACCACTGCCTGCTGGAGGCCACCCACCACGAGGAGCTGCGCACGATCCTGGCCGAAGGCCGCCGCCCTCGCCTACAGGCCGAGGAGCTGCTCCTCCGGGCGGGCTCACCGGCCCCGGCGCGGCACGCCCGCGACCTGGTGGCCTGCATCGACGGCCTGCTCTTCGACCGCCTGGCCGGTGCGGGCGCCCCGCTGGCCCCGGCCCCGGGCACTCCCGAGCACGTGGCGGACCTGACGCAGACGCTGCGCACGCTGCTGGCGGGCCTGCTGCGCCCGCCCGGCTAG
- a CDS encoding FAD-dependent monooxygenase, which produces MRGSAVVVGGGLGGLTAAVALRHVGWEVVVLERAPEFGEVGAGVGVMPNAMRALDALGLGAAVRERGTPRVAGGIRDSRGRALSRLPAGRLEAAHGRPVAVHRADLHAVLRSALPSECLVNSAEVLEVTPGVRYRREGEHVTLRPDVVVAADGIRSRVRQRLWLDVPAPVYAGATAWRAVTGPDFPHLDEMTQVLGPGTEAGVLPLDRGRVYWYVATVCPPGGSAPDELAEVRRLVGHWAGPLPELVEATDPAVLLRHDIYELATPPGTFVHGNVALLGDAAHAMTPYLGQGACQAVEDGVTLAAALAGHPDVAAGLAEYDRQRVPRTRAVGKRSRLLGRLGHQVRNPVLVKLRDLTLRVMPARAGLRGLTAVMDWRPPELPAA; this is translated from the coding sequence GTGCGCGGGTCAGCGGTGGTGGTCGGCGGTGGGCTCGGGGGCCTGACGGCGGCGGTGGCGTTGCGGCACGTCGGCTGGGAGGTGGTGGTGCTGGAGCGCGCACCGGAGTTCGGCGAGGTGGGAGCCGGGGTCGGGGTCATGCCCAACGCCATGCGGGCCTTGGACGCGCTCGGGCTCGGCGCGGCGGTGCGCGAGCGGGGGACGCCGAGGGTGGCCGGGGGCATCCGCGACTCGAGGGGCCGCGCGCTGTCCCGCCTGCCCGCCGGACGGCTGGAGGCGGCGCACGGGCGGCCGGTGGCCGTGCACCGCGCCGACCTGCACGCGGTGCTGCGCTCGGCCCTGCCGTCGGAGTGCCTGGTCAACTCGGCCGAGGTCCTCGAGGTCACACCCGGCGTGCGGTACCGGCGCGAGGGCGAGCACGTGACGCTGCGCCCGGACGTGGTGGTGGCCGCGGACGGCATCCGCAGCCGGGTGCGGCAGCGGCTCTGGCTGGACGTGCCCGCCCCGGTCTACGCGGGCGCCACCGCCTGGCGCGCGGTCACCGGCCCGGACTTCCCACACCTGGACGAGATGACCCAGGTGCTCGGGCCGGGCACCGAGGCGGGCGTCCTGCCGCTGGACCGGGGGCGGGTGTACTGGTACGTGGCCACGGTGTGCCCGCCCGGCGGCTCCGCGCCGGACGAGCTGGCCGAGGTGCGCCGGCTGGTCGGGCACTGGGCCGGGCCGCTGCCGGAGCTGGTCGAGGCCACCGACCCGGCGGTGCTGCTGCGCCACGACATCTACGAGCTGGCCACACCCCCGGGCACCTTCGTGCACGGCAACGTGGCGCTGCTGGGCGATGCCGCGCACGCCATGACCCCGTACCTGGGCCAGGGCGCGTGCCAGGCGGTCGAGGACGGCGTGACGCTGGCCGCCGCCCTGGCCGGGCACCCGGACGTGGCCGCCGGGCTGGCCGAGTACGACCGACAGCGCGTGCCCAGGACCCGGGCGGTGGGCAAGCGGTCCCGCCTGCTCGGCCGCCTGGGCCACCAGGTGCGCAACCCGGTGCTGGTGAAGCTGCGCGACCTGACCCTGCGCGTGATGCCCGCGCGGGCCGGGCTGCGCGGCCTGACCGCGGTGATGGACTGGCGACCGCCGGAGCTGCCCGCTGCCTAG
- a CDS encoding MarR family winged helix-turn-helix transcriptional regulator has product MTSQPPAEPPWLSEPEMRAWRAYIIGSQLLAYQLNRELQEGHDLTLADYEILVRLSEQPDLRMRMSQLAGVVASSKSRLSHQIGRMEKAGLAVRVECASDGRGVYAQLTESGLRRLREAAPAHVEGVRKHLIDLLDPTEHTALATVFEKLTEHLSGR; this is encoded by the coding sequence GTGACCTCGCAGCCGCCCGCCGAGCCCCCGTGGCTGAGCGAGCCGGAGATGCGGGCCTGGCGGGCCTACATCATCGGCAGCCAGCTGCTCGCCTACCAGCTCAACCGCGAGCTCCAGGAGGGGCACGACCTGACCCTGGCCGACTACGAGATCCTGGTCCGCCTGTCCGAGCAGCCGGACCTGCGCATGCGGATGAGCCAGCTGGCAGGCGTGGTGGCCAGCTCCAAGAGCCGCCTCTCGCACCAGATCGGCCGCATGGAGAAGGCCGGTCTCGCGGTCCGGGTGGAGTGCGCGAGCGACGGCCGCGGCGTGTACGCCCAGCTCACCGAGTCCGGCCTGCGCCGCCTGCGCGAGGCCGCCCCGGCGCACGTCGAGGGTGTGCGCAAGCACCTCATCGACCTGCTGGACCCCACCGAGCACACGGCCCTGGCCACGGTGTTCGAGAAGCTCACCGAGCACCTGTCCGGTCGATAG